The following is a genomic window from Kogia breviceps isolate mKogBre1 chromosome 4, mKogBre1 haplotype 1, whole genome shotgun sequence.
TTTACctatgttaaattttaatttcagttcgATGACAAACAACTTAGTATTAAGTATGTCCTTAACACTGCAGGGGTCAAAAACATCAtctatctgaaattcaagtttaactgggcatcctgtatatTTGCTAAATCCCACAACGCTACTTGTCCCTCCCCTTTCTTCATGCTCACATCCAGGATTGGCACCATCATCTTGTCTGCACCACCAGTGGTTGACAACATCCACTCCACTCTGCAGAGCCCTCCTTGGCTGGTAAGCTGGAAGGGTAGGGGGTTGCAGGGCACCACCGACTTGGTGCTCATTCACCCCAGACCTGTGGCCATAACCCTTCGCTCCTCTCATTGCCTGGGTTTGATCCATCTCATCCTTCACCTCCCAAGAGACCTCCTCTGACTACCCCATCAAAAGAGCATCCCGCTTCACCCTGTTCCTCCCCACTCTCCATCCTCacccctttctcctcttccctccttgaAAGGGACAATAAACATTACTGTTacataaactattttatttaaataaaatcaggGGCAGACCCTTTTCCCCCATACACACAGGCAcatgcatgcacgcacgcacgcacacatcctcccccttcttccctccccccatGGCCACCTCAAACCTGGCGGTTCTCATCATGACCAAACTGCCTCAACCCTGGGACAGGGAGACACCTTCTATTCGAAGGCCTGCTCCTCCCCCAGTCATCGGCAGCAGCACACAGGCCTAGGCACCAGTTCTCCTGTCCAGAGTCCAGCTCTCAGCCCTCCTGGGGTGGGACAGGAGGATTGGTGCTCCCAAGGCACCTAGATCCAGTGTGGCTTCCCTACCTTTCCGCCGCCCCACGCAGCACAAGAGTACCACCAGACACCTGAAGCAGCTCCCTATGGAGGGCGGGTTCCCTCACCCGAGGCCAAACCTTCCCCATATCAGTGGAGGCTCTGCAGCCAAACCTGAGCATCCCCCAAGGGATCGTGGACTAGGTATTGTTTGGTTTGGGGAAGAGCGAGGGAGAGCAATTGAGCACCAAATTCCCCAACTCTACCCTGCAGGAGGATGCTGAGATTTGGTTCAGCATCCTCTAcccagaaaaagtaaataaacctaACTCCGCAGCAGGAATGGCAAGGGCTTCAGCCATCAGGACCTCTCTACATCTCCACCCCCCAACATGGACTCACTAGCACCTTGGCAATGTTAAGGACCCAGCCAAGCTGGGGAAACACCACACACATGGGGGGAGTCTGTTTGGAGTTGGTGGTGCCCCCTTTGTCAACGATGAGATTGGGTTTCACCTTCCCTGACACCAGTATCCCTCAAGTCCTGCTTTGAGGCACGCATAGCAAAGCGGCTTAGGTCATGAGGAGGGAGCACGAAAGGGATGGGTGGTGTCTTTCAGAGGCACACAGTCCCACAGTGCACCTTACATGTTACACACAGGCAGGCTGGGACATAGCACTGGGCACTGGGCTGCTAGGAGGGCTCAGCAGCATCCCTGCTACTCGGGACCACTCGGGAGATGGGTAGGTGGGAGGGGTACCCGTCCATTCACTCAAGCTTGGGGGGGCCAAGATGCCAGGACCCCGGTCCAGAGCCCACCTTCTCTGATGGCGTCCCTGTGCCTTCTAGACAAATTTCCCTTAGGGGAAGAACCAGACAGATGGAAGAAGTCAAAAAGAGGGCAGCAAACGGTATCAGACCGTGAGGGGCCAGCAGGCGGAAGGGAGATGTGAGAGCCAAAGACAAGCCTTCTGAAAGGGTAAGGCAAAGAGAGCTGCCACctgtggggggcagggcagggtgagAAAGAGGACAGACTCAAGACACGGCCAACCTGACCTCTCTGGGGGAAGCGAGGACCCGAGGAGAGGGAGCTAGGAGCCTGCAGGGCCCTCCATGGGCCAGTGGTGGTAAGACTGCACCAGCCACCCTGAGCACAGGGCTACAGGCTGATACTGCGCTGGTGGCGGCCGCTACGACCCCCACTCCGGGGACCCAGCTCCTGGCCATCCAGACTGGTGTGGTCCGAGAGGCCCCGCAGGTGCTCCACGGAGTCGCACTTCTGCAGGTCTGAAGCCacagtgcgcaggctcagcaggctCAGCGTGTCCGTGTcgggggcagggccaggccccaggctgacaccctcctccagccccccgcCCTCAGCCCCCTCGATGATCCCGCTGTCCCCATCCTCGCCACCATCAGGCCCGGCCTCGGCCCCCACTGGGGAAGAGCGCAGCTGGCCCGGGGGGTGAGGGAGCTGGCCGCGGCGCCGCGCATGAATCTGCTCGCTGATCTGCTCCAGGTTGCGCAGGGCGACTGAGTAGCGGGTCTTGGCCTGGGCTACCTGCTGCTCCAGCTCTGTCACCTTGGCCTTGTGCTCCTGCAgagggagggtcagagtcaggtgACCCTCTGGGCAACTATCCGAGGCCCCTGGAGCTGCCAAGTCCCGTCAGGCCCACTCAGCATTCTGTGCTGGCGTCTCCCCTCCCAGGCCCTCGGCTCTGCTCCCCACCAACCACTAATCTGCAGTGCTCCACACCCAGCCCCtctccactcctcctcctcctggggtCCCCCTTCCCCAGCAACCTTCCCTGCTCCTGCATGACCGTCCAGGGCCTTCCTCCCAGGTCTTCATTCCCACCcgctcttcctcctctctccattGTTCCCTTTCCCTATCTGGCTGATTCCTTTGCCCCATTCTCCCTGGTTTCCCCCAATTCTCACCTTTTCTCCTTTACCTCCCTTCTCTGCCAGCACTCACTCCCTAaccccacctcccactcctgcGGGTTCATTCTGAGCACACCTGTTCCACCGCACTGGCCTGGAGGATGGCCCAGAAAAGCAGACTGGTGTCCCCTCTACCTGCCCTCCCTTTCTatgcctgccccctcccccatcttctgtccactccccctccccctctcccactcAGCTACCTCCAGGATCTGGCTGAACTGGGCCTTGAGCTCGAAGTACGGGCGGCTCTTGCCAATGGCCCGCCGGAGGGTCTTCTGCAGGGCCTGAACCCGAGCCTCAGCCTGCTGGCACAGCCGTGTCACCCGCTGGTGTTCCCGCTCACCACGAAGCCGCTCCTCCTCGGCCTCATTCACCTGGCCCAGGTGGGATGGAGGGCACACATCACTGAACTCGGTCCCAACCTCCTGACCCTATagcctgctcaggctgccacTCCAAATGCTACCCTGGGGGAGATCCCCCACTGCAGAGCCTGGAGAGAGCACTGAGCTCCCAAGACACAAAAGAGAACAGTGAGTCCTTGTACCTACCTATTGTTACCTGTACTACCTGCCTCTCAGCTTTGTTGCTACCAAGAGGTGCCAGGGCCCTCTGGACCACTTGCGAACCATGTAAGGAATGTCCACCTGTGAGCACATCTGCCACAGCCATGGTCCTCAGAGAGACCTCAGTGCTGGGGGttagggctgggggaagggaggagcctCACTGTGGGGAGTCACAGCTCTGCATTGAGTTCTCCAGGTTTCTGTGCCTGAACAGGTAGCAGGCAAGGGCTCCAGCCACTTCATCTACCAGGATCAAGGGGCTGACCCCGCCTACAACAGTTTCAACAACCCCTCCCTCAGTACCATGCTCTCCTCTGTGTGAGTTCCAGAGTGAAGTGGAGCTCCTGCTCTGCGTGAGGCCATGGGCCTGGACTAAGGAGCACAAGGAACCTCAAGACATGACTGCTCCTCAGGAGCTGACACTTACTGCTACAGACTAAATGTTTCTGTCCCCCctaaattcttatgttgaaatcctaaccctgaAGGTGGGTCCTCTGAGAGATGATTAGGTCAAGAGGGGGGAGCTCTCACAAACGGAATTAGtttccttataaaagaggccttggagagctccctagcccctttggccatgtgagaacacagtgaaaaGACAGCTGGCCATCTGGGAACAAGGAAGCAGGCCCGCtgcagacaccaaatctgcctatatgccttgatcttgaacttcctagcctccagaactgtgaaaaataaacatctgttgtttaaaccacccagtttgttattttattataatagccCTAATAGACTAAGACACTTGTCCTTTACAAGGTGAAGGTGGCAGACTAGAGCTGATGCCAGGGATCCTCCTGCTCCCCGGCAGCCATAGACTAGCTTGGAAATAATATACAAATTGTACTTCAAAAACCAAGGTACACTGGCAGAGCTCAAAAGCAAGAAAGGGAGAACATTCAGCAAATAGAAGCAAGGGGTCATAGCTAAACATAACAAAGGAGTGTTGAATCCAGAGCAATCAGCAGGAATGAACTATTTGGGTTAGTCCCACATCTGGAGGCAAAGGTTCAAGAAGAGCCCAGAAAGACATCCTAAGTCAGAAGGAAGTGTATATGGGACACACTGGAGGCCAAACAACGCAGAGAGCAAGGACCAGATTTTGTCTGAAACAGAATCAAAACGGAGGGAAGTCTGgagtggaggagagaaaggatTAAGGAAGGTGACAGGAtgcagggaaaggaaaggaagtacAGGAACTGGCAGGAGGGACCTACTGGCACTCCTGGCTCACCTTGCAGGTGGCATGGTTGAGCATCTCCTGCCACGTGGGGTCCAGCCGGTTCTTGTCAGCCATGACGCCCTGCTCAGCCACAAACACCATCTCCCGGGCAGCGTTGTGCATGCTCACAGCCCGCTCATACCGCAGTGCTGCCTTCTGTGTCTCCTGCTGGGCCTGGGGGGAAAGGACCATCAGGATAGGGGGCCTCAAAGGACCCCTGGCTGCCCATGGAGACCAGCCCTGTGCAAggacaagagaaggaagaaggccCACTGCCAATGGTGGCTTCACTTCCCAAACTGCACTAAGAATAAATGCTGAGGAAGTAAAATTCTATGAAGAATATGTTGCAAGGATATAGCTCAGAGAAGAAATATATGTAGAAAAAGAAGGATACTGCCAATGGAGGGTGAGTGTGTAAAATCCAGCACTCTCGAAGGCTGCTGGCCTTTTGCCctaggaagaacaaagaaaaatccaCAACCTTTAGTTGGAAGGTGGTTAGTTGATGGTTGAGACCATCAACTCCAGTCCAGCAGGTAATCTGAATGAAATAACCAGACAAGTGCTTGGAGATATCATCACAACCATATTTACCacacaaaaaactggaaacaaacctaAGTTTTCAGTTACAGAGAACTGGTTAAACGAATAATAGTACATCTAACATAAAGAAATATTAAGAAGCCCTTAAAAATAATGGCATGTATGGGTATTTCTTGACAAGGAACCATGTCCTAatataataaaggaataaaaattgtacATATGTGATCCCATATTGGCAggatatatacaaaaaaaatttaaggaattaTTTGTGCTATATTAATCAcgtcttttattttctatgttttatgATGCTTTTATATCTTAGAGGCCTTGCTGGCTCTCCTAGGGCTGGCTAATTCCTAGAGACACACTCCTAGGAATGTGAGCATACTTTTCATATGCAAGTCAACCAATCTGAAGGCCATCTATCACACAGCAAGCCAGTATTTCCCCTGTCCTAAATCACTGACGGGCCAGGTACCAGAAAACTAGAGACCACCCCTATAGCCCAGAAACTGCCtcaattattcaaactagccaatcttAAATTGGCTCAAAGTTGCCTACTCTGCCCTACCCATTCCTTCCCAtgaaaccacaataaaggctctACAATAAAAGCTCTAAGCCAAGCTTTCCCCTCACATTTTCTGTCTCCTCACCCACTCAGGTACTTCCCCATGTAGCCCTGCATGATGTGGCTGGTCCTTTTCTCCTAGAAACTGTAAGTAATAAATTCTTCTTTGAAGGCagctgtctctgtgtctgtcacCTTACCATACTTGACTAAACAAATCCCAGGTACAAAAATCATGAAACATGCACGTGGTTGGATTTGGGGAAATATCGGTTTTCTTTTCCTACCTTGTTTTATAGTTACAGGTTACAATTACAGCCTTCCAATATTGAGCCCACATTATTTgtgtaaagaaaaatttaaaaagaaggaaatgggtAAAGGAGTGGAggagcaaacaaagaaaagagagacaTGAACCAAGGGGAACAGAAGAGGAAACGAATGGTAATTTATCTCACACCCCATACAGAGATAGAAGAGTACAGGGCCAGGCTCTGCATGCGGCCTCCTACCCCAGAAAGTGGGTCCTACCTCCTTAGCCAGCCGCCGAGCCTCATAGTAGGGCCGGGCCTTCTCGATGCAGCTCCCCAAGTGGGAGCCCTGTGTGTTGAGCTTCCTTGCTGACTCCTGCAGGATCCTCCGGTAGGTGGTCCTGGCCTCCTGGCAAAAGGATAGGGACATGGGCAGAGTGGGGCATGCGTGTGGGCCCCAGCCCCTCTTGTCTTCCATACATGCCTCTTTCCCTGCCACTGTActgaaagaggagggaaaatgaTGAAAACACCTTTGGAAACAGCCCAAGAGTGTGAGGAAAAGGAGCAACACTCACATCCAGCTGCAGCTCCACCTGGTTGATCTCCTCGCTGGCCTGGTTCAGATGCTCCAGCTCCTCCTGCCAGAGAGGGGCAGAAAGTTAGAGCAGTGGAAGTAAGCAGCCTCACATGAACCAGGCAGGGCAGGAGCACAGTACACAGAGGGAAAGCCCAGCCAACCAGGGAAGTGAAGAAATGGAGCAGGAGGTCACTGTCAAATGCCTCCTGTCAGAGATAGAATAATATATAGCCTCCTGTAATCCTCACAATTCCACCTCTAAACCCCCATTTAAAAGATGAGAACATTGAGGTTCAGAGTATGGAAAACTCCTATGCACACAGCAAAGTGGCAACAAGCCTGTGCTCTCTCCATCAGACTGCACCACCTCCTCCTTGTACTCCAGCCAGGAGGAGTCTCCTTCAGAGCTAACGGTCTCTGTCCCAGAGAGGACAAAGACCCTGGGCCACTCACTCAGTATATTTTTACTACACACTCATCACAGTTCAGCACCATGAGACCTGAGAATTCAGAACACAAAGAGGTGGCAGCTCTGGCCCAATAAGTAAGCAACAGGCCCTCGGTGGTGTGAGGAGTGGGCATGGTAGGGGCTGGGAATCAAAAGGAGAGCAGGTGCCCAGGGAAGGCAGATTATTGGGTGAGAAGCCAGAGAGGCTGGGGCACAGGGACAGGATACTAGGACTTCTCCCAGTGGCAGGGGGAACCCCTCAGAGACTAATGCCACCTGGTGGTTTAGGAAGGCAGAGATGGGCAATGTAGGGAAAGCTTGGAGGGGCCAGGGAGACAAAAGTGGAGGCTGTCTGTAGTTCTCCAGGTGGGAGAGGAAagggcagatcccagggaaatACAGGATGCAAAATCATTAGGGCTTCGTGGACAATTAAGGTCAAGATTAGAGAAGAATACATGGTTCAAGAGGCCTCTAGGCCTGCTTGGGCAGTGGTGACAGGACCCCAGGTAGAtcctgtgggagggagggagggagggaggaagaggctcAGGAAGAAGTCACCAGACACGCTGGCTTGAACGCCTCACTGGTCCCAGGGCTGGCAAGAGAAGCAAGCCACCCAGGCCTTTCAGtggcagggagcagggagggtgCTGGCCTCAAgtatcctcccctccccttggtCAAGTTCCTGGGGTCCAGTGAGCCAATGACACTCCTGAGGAGGAGCAATACCCAGAGAGATGGCTGATGCTCGGCTACAGGATCCTCCTCCAGGAGCCCTGCAGCCCCTGGACAGGCCAGCAGTAGCCAGCATGGTGTCTGCTTGCTGCCCATGGCCCAGACACAACCTGCACTTGGTAGTGAGCGACACTGCCATCACTGCTCTCACACCTCATTTGGCCCTTCCAACAACCCAGTGTGTGATCCCCCTTTAGTCCTTCTATTTCTATACCCCATCTCAAACCCTAAAAAATTTGAGTCAGCAAGTAAGAATCTAAGAAACCAAGTTATGTGCTCTAATTACAATATAAGGTAGAACACAAGGAAAGAAACATATAATAAATCCAGGAATGTGAAAGGCTCTGGTTATTGGCCCACAGAAGCAGGCATGTCTTTCTATACAGAAACTCATATACACGAAGCACCTgcagcaattttaaaaaaggcCTCCTGTTGACCCTGAGGTCTGCCCCACGGAGTCACAAAGCTCTTTCTAGCAGGACAAAGAGACTGGGGAGCAGAGCAGGCTGGAGGGCACGGTGggcaagggggtgggggatgggggcagCCCGACTGACGCAGACCCACCAGGGCAAAGCAGAGCAGGAAGCCAACAAGCAGCCAGGGCTCTGTTTTGGGCCATTAGCAACACATTCCATTTgccctgctccaccagggaactcctggcaCCGGCTGAAATGGAATTCAAGAAGGATGAAGTCTGAGTCAGCGTACATCATCCATCAGTGAGCCAGCAGCCAGCAGCGGACGGCTACCTCCCCAGAGCACACCGGGTGCATTCCCAGGATGCCAGGCCACTGAGTCAAAGGCACGGGGCGGTAGGGCGCTCCGGGCGGTCAGGCAGTCAGGCGCTCGGGCTACAGATGCTCCTGCCCAACTTGTGCAAGCCTTTAAAACACTCAAGCCccaaatggagtataatctcaTAAACtgagaatcactatgttgtacacctgaaacttacataatattataaatc
Proteins encoded in this region:
- the SH3BP5L gene encoding SH3 domain-binding protein 5-like; the protein is MAELRQVPGGRETPQGELRPEVVEDQVPRSPVAEEPGGGGSNSSEAKLSPREEEELDPRIQEELEHLNQASEEINQVELQLDEARTTYRRILQESARKLNTQGSHLGSCIEKARPYYEARRLAKEAQQETQKAALRYERAVSMHNAAREMVFVAEQGVMADKNRLDPTWQEMLNHATCKVNEAEEERLRGEREHQRVTRLCQQAEARVQALQKTLRRAIGKSRPYFELKAQFSQILEEHKAKVTELEQQVAQAKTRYSVALRNLEQISEQIHARRRGQLPHPPGQLRSSPVGAEAGPDGGEDGDSGIIEGAEGGGLEEGVSLGPGPAPDTDTLSLLSLRTVASDLQKCDSVEHLRGLSDHTSLDGQELGPRSGGRSGRHQRSISL